The Lewinella sp. 4G2 nucleotide sequence GATTCGTGACGGCGGATTACACCAGTTGGGCGACGAGCCTGACCATCATCTGTTTCGTCTTGCTGTTTCTTGGTGCTTGCGCGGGTTCCACCTCGGGGGGCATCAAACTGATCCGCCATTTGGTCTTCCTCAAAAACTCTTACCTGGAGTTTAAGCGGATCGTCCACCCTTCGGCCATTGTGCCCTTGCGCGTTAATCAGGAGGTGGTGCCGGGTAAGATCATCACTCACGTATTCAACTTCCTCCTGTTGTACCTGCTGCTGTTCATCGTAGGTTCGGTCATCCTGGCTACGATGGGGCTTGATTTCAATACTTCTCTGGGGGCGATGGCGACGAGTTTGGGCAACGTTGGCCCGGGTATTGGCGGGGTAGGCCCGGTCGATAATTTTGCCTGGTTGAGTCCGGGCATCAAGGTGTTTTTGTCGTTTGTGATGATTATTGGGCGGTTGGAGATTTATACGGTGTTGGTGTTGTTTACGCCGTTTTTTTGGCGGTTGAATTGATTTTCTGCTTCCGGCTTCCGGCCGGGATTTCTTCCGGTACGTCGACCTTTAGGTCGACGCTTAACGTCACTGCTTCTCTACCACTTCTTTTCAGAAGAAAAGAAGCAAGATTCTTGTCCTGTAACCGTGGCTTGACGTGATTTTTATCTCTACGGCTCCCGGCCGGGTTTACTTCCGGTACGTCGACCTTTAGGTCGATGCTCAACGTCGCTTCTTCACTACCAATTCTTTTGTAGCCACCACGCAGTAGCAGCGCAGCTAACAGAAGCAAAAGCTTTAATCTGTTTCGTGGCTTAATTTACTTCCGGTACGTCGACCTTTAGGTTGATGCTTGACGTCACGGCTTCTCTACCACTTCTTTTGTGACCAAAAGAAGCAAAAGTCTTGTCCTGTAACCGTGGCTTAACGCGATTTCAGCGGCAGAAAGCTAAAATTTGCCAACTCGCTATCCGATTTTTGTTTTAAGCTTTAAATCTGCCGTTTGCATTTAATTTGTGGGCTACGCCTTAATCATTCGCGTGCTCACACAGTGCAAATTTCTTCACGCTTTCTGCCGCTGAAATCACTACCACGGTTAAGGGACGGATAACTCCCAAGGCTCCAGGTATCCCGTCTAAAATCTAAAATCCAACCTCTAAAGTCCTTACAGGTATCCCGTCCAAAATCTAAAATCCAACGTCTAAAGTCTTTACAGTATCCCGTCCAAAATCTAAAATCCAACCTCTAAAATCCCGTCAGTATCTTAACCCCCATGCGCCACCTCTTATTCCTAACCGTAATCCCCCTCCTGCTGCTCACCTGCCGCACCGCGCGGGAAGCCAGCCCCCGGGCCTACGCACAGGATACGGAGACAATCACTGACGGAGAGGTTACCTACTTCCGGTTTCGGCCGGACAGCGTGCAACGGCCGGATACCTTCGTTTGGGAGCGATTGACGCAACAGGACCGTGCTTACTACCTGCCCGACCCCGACCACCCGGAGTACCTGCCGGAGCGGCGCGTCCGTCTTAATTTTCACGTAATGAATAGTGCGGATTCCATCTTCCCCATGCAGGGGGAGGTGGCCGTGAAATACGCGCAGGATGTCCTGAACTACACCAACGCTTTTATGCGGGATAACCCGGAAAACTGGCTAAACCCGGATTCGATAACTCCGCCCGCCTTACCTACGCACATCAAATATGTGTTGGCGACCGATCCGGAAACCCAGGCGCCTGCCGTGTACGAGCACTTCGACGATGAGCACTATGGATACATCCACAAGGGGCCGGGTATGAACCGGTCCGATATGGAGGTGGTGAAGAAGTACAACGTGCGGCCGGACGAGGAGCTCAACATCTACTGGATGGGGCCGCCCAAGGAAAAGATCGTGAACATGGGCGCGAAGAAAACCTCCGGCAGCGGCATCTACCTTGGCACTGCGCTGAAGGTGACGGACGTATTGTCCAAGGACGTCGCGCCCTGGTCCATCCGCCAGGTATTTTCCCACGAACTCGGCCACGCTCTGGGTCTCTACCACGCCTGGACGCGCAATGATGGTTGCCCGGATACACCCGTCCACGCCAATAAAGCCTGGAGCGCGAAGAAGCGGGGGCCCAACCTGACGAGTAACAACCTCATGGATTACAGCCCCGACCAGGAAGCTCTCACCCCCTGCCAAATCGCGCGTATGCACATCAAATTAGCCGATAAGACCACGCGCCAACGCGGCTGGCTCGAACCCGTCTGGTGCGATTACGAACCGGATGCACCAATCATCATCGCCGAAGACCTGGTGCTGAACGGAGCGCGCGATTACGCATCGGATCTCATCGTCCAACCGGGCGCTACGCTTACCATCAACAACCGGGTCCACCTGCCGGAGGGTGGGAGCATCCGGGTAGCTGCGGGCGGGCGCCTCATCCTGGGCCCGGACGCCATTTTGCACAACGACTGCGGCGGTACCTGGCGAGGGATTTTCATCGCGGAGGCAACTAGTATCGAAGGCTTAGCCACCGTCGAAACCCACTCTTCCGCTACCCTCCTCAACGTCGCGCCATGAGTAAAACTGTCCTCATCACCGGTGGCACGCGGGGTATCGGCCGGGCCTGCGCCGAGGCTTTTTTAGCGGCTGACTATGCGGTCACGATCGTCGCTCGTTCCTCCGCGGCGCTGACGGAGATGGCCACCCAACTCGGCGTGTTTACAATTGCGGCAGATCTTTCCAAGGAAACCGGCGTGGCGGCCGTTCCGATTCGTCCGTACGACGTAGTCGTGCTCAACGCGGCGGCCTTCGCGCCGGGCACTTTACTAGATGCGGAGTCGGACACCTTCACGGAATTATTACCACTTAATGTACTCGCCAATCACCACCTGGCTCGCCGTCTCCTTCCCGAGATGATCGCACAAAATGATGGCCACTTAATCGTCATCGGCTCCACCGGAACGGACAACTGGAAGGGCCACATGACGGCCTACGTCGCTAATAAATACGCGCTTCGTGGCCTTTTTTACGGCTGGCAGCAAGAGTTGGCGCTGTCGCAGGTGCGGTGTACGTTGGTCGCGCCAGGGGCTACCCTGACGAGTAGTTGGGATAACGAAGAAGTACCAGAGGGAATCCTGATGCCGGAGGAGGTAGCGGGAGTGGTGTTGGGAGTGGTGGAGAAGGGGGAAGAGGGACGGGTTTGCCTTTAGAACGCTGCGCTTTGGAACGGCTTCGCCTTTGGGACGCTTCGCTTTAGGACGCTGCGCTTTGGAACGGCTTCGCCTTTGGGACGCTTCGCTTTAGGACGGCTTTGCCTTTAGGGCGGCGAAATAGGATTCTAGGTAGGTGTTGCGGAGGGTGATGAATTGCTTCATCCAGTTGATTTCCGTCATGAAATCGTTGTCGTCGTAGTAGGCTTCGGCGGTGGTGGGCCAACGGGAGAAGTTGCGTTCGGCGTAGGGTTGGAGTTGTTGGGCCAGGGCATCGATTTCGGCGATGAGATTGGCTGGAGAGAAAAGGTTTGAGTGAAGCTCCTCCCACCTTTCGTGCAGGGCTTTGCGGTACCATTCCTGTTGAAGGAGGCGGCGGAAGAGGATGGAGCGTTCCAGCTGGGCGGGGCGTTCGTTCATGTTGGCCTCGTTGTCGCCGTCGCGGCCGAAAGAATGGTCGTAATCCCAGGGTGCGACGCGGATGGGTTGGCCGGTCCGTTGGCGGTAGAGGTAGAAGTTTTTGAGGATACCGTCCTGGTTATTGGTGAGGAGGAGCAGGAGGTGCCAGTCGATAAAGTTGTCCACGTCGATGGCTTGGTGAATGTCTTTATTGAAGGTGGCTGAATCCGCCTCAAGGATGAGCTGCCGCAGGTCTTCCAGTGCCGGGGAGCGATCGGCCTTGCTGCGTTTTGGGTAGGTCTGCTGGTGGAAGTTGTCGGGATTTTCCGCAACGATACCGTCGTAGGATTCGCGAAAAATTTGGGGTTCCTTAAAGATGAAGGCTCCGGGGTCACCCTTTTTTACGTTGAGGGTGGACCGGTCGAGCTTTTCCATTAGTACGTACAGCCCCGCGTAGTCGCCGTTGCGCTGGAGTTCAACGAAAGCCGTGCTGGCCGCCCGGTTATTTGGGTTCATCTGGCGGAAGAGTTGGAAGGAAAGTACGTGACGTAGAAAAGTCTTGTCGATGTAGTTGGCGTTGAGGATCCAGTCGTCGTCCGCGGGTAGTCCGGCGAGGGGAAGATCTTCCGGCAAGTCCAGTTCGTAAGAGTACTTGGAGAAGCGAATCGAGTATCCGCCGCGCCGTTCGATGCGGATGGGGACCGTCGTTAGATTTGCTTCCGCGCCCTCAGCAATCTCCAGCGTCCCCGCTACCTTATCCCCTTTGGGGATGCTGTCCGGCACCGTGAGGCTCAACGTAGTCACGGCCAGGGCTGGGATTGGGGATGCTGCATCGGGTGTGGGGGTGCAGCCGAGTAAGCAAATGGCTAGCGTGATTAGGAGGAGGTATTTTTGGTGCATGGAGACTTGTAGAGGTGTAAGCAGCAATTATGCACTAACTTATGACACTTGAATCAATCTATACGTGAGCCTAAACGTAGCAGCTAATGAAATTGAATAGACTTTTGCCCTTCATAGTGCTCATTGGATTAGCTCACTGCCATGAAGTTAACAGGCCGGACGACCACCTAGGTTATTACGCTCAGATAGGTAGTAGCCCATTTACTAAGTATAATCAATTAGTTATCGTTCGAGATACGGAATTGCTATTCAGATATTATGAAATAGGTTTGCCATGGGTTACTCAGTCCTATGTCCTAGTACAAGGCGAATACAGGACTACGGACGATCAACTTCAGCTGAAATTTTCACCGGGGCAATTGTGTGTTTCCGACGGACAAGAAACAGAATGCTTTGTAAAAGTTGAGGATGTTGAGCAATTCCTAACTGATACGGAGGTAGCGGATTTATTTAACTTTAAACATCAAGCTGCCAGCACGGATTATCAACTCGACTCTGCAGAATTGGAGTACTATCATTCAGCAATGGAGCAAATTGTCTTTAAGCATAAGCTAATGTTGGAGGTCGATTCGGCTGGTTTGAAACCACTTGAATTGGATGATTGTATCGTTTGCGATTGAATTAGTTCAAAATCAACCGTTGTGCCCAGTTATGTTCCCTCGATTGAAGTGGTGAGATCATAGAATTCGGGGGGGCAGGTATAAGATTATTAATAGCCGAGATTTACAATTAACGCCAACGAATATGTCTCTATTAAAAATAGGGTTCGGGCTTATAGGTTGCTTGGGAGCAAAATATCTGTTGCCCAACGTTCGCCGTGCTTGGAGGTTGGTGAAAAACTATCGTGATAACCATTATGGTGGTGGGTTAGGCGAGTATGTCCTATACGTCGATTTTGCGGTATGCGTACTTGGGTTGCTAATTTGTGTGGGTTTGATTATTCTTGCAGGTTTGGAGGCAATAGGATTAATCACAGCAAATTTGTGATGTACTGCCACTTTTTTAGTAATTACCTTCCTATCGGTTTTGGAAGCCGCGAATTTTAATCGCCAGTGAATGCGTTTAAAAGTAATAATACTTACCAAACGTCACAACCAGTCTATTCCTAATCCACATTAAGATCAACTTTCGATACTTGCGAATTAGACAGCTCCACGTCCCCATTGCACAGCACCCGCGGCAGCGCCCATCAGGAACACAAAACCCCACCATCAGACGAACTGAGGGTGGGGTTTTATAGACCAAACCGGTATTAAATTAAATACCAATGAGGAGGTAGTGAACTACTATGCGTAGTGGTCTTCAGCACCGAGGTGCTTGCAAACGAGGTAGTAGAATACGCCGCGGAGCTTGAAGCGCTCGGTGTACTTGGCGCAAACGGCCTGTACGGCTTCCTGGCCCTTCTCGGCGTCCATGCCAAGTTTTTTGACGACGTAGCTTTTTACGACGCGGTCGAGCTCTTCCTTGTCGCTGCAGGCTACTTTGCTGGCATCGATGTTGTAGAGCGCGGGGCCGAGGCCTTTGGCGACCTTTTCGAGGAGGGCGCTGTCATTATCGGGCTCGACTTTGTCGAGGTGGGCCTGGAGGGCGGCTAGTTTTTCTTGAAAATTGTTCGTCATGAATCGAATAGGTTTATTTGGCCCGGGGCCTCATGGAGAGGAGGGAGAAGGCCGGTTAAAAAGTTGTGTTTTGGTACAGTAGTCGCAAGGCCCCACGGGGCCGGAAAACGTGCTGTAAGGTAATTGTTGTAAGGTAATCACGCAAGCCAATGTTTGCAAACACATTGTTTTGTTTGGTGAACTTCGCCGCCCGCCTTCCGCCGATCGGCCGGTGGCTAGTATCTTGGCCACAGTAATGACCCCCACAAGCCTAAAAACCTACTTGCTGGCCCTACTCTACACCGTTTTGCTCCTGCCGGGAGCTACGGTAGACCTCCCCGCCCAGGAGGCAACCAACGGTGTATTTGCCCCCGGGCGCCACGCGGAATTGCGCGAAGAGGTGGTCTTCACCCCACCCGAAGAACAGGAAGAGGAGGTGGAGGAAGTAGAGAAAGATATTTCCACTTCCAACGACTGGACATTTGGCGACTTCAAGGTTTCCCGCGAGATCGCATACGTAATGCTCGGGGTGTTGCTCCTCCTTCTCGGAATACTCGTGTACCGGATTCTGGGCGACGTGGAACTCCGGAAGCGTATCCGCGGCAACGAAGAGGAGCAGGACCAGATCATGATTGAGGAGATCGAGGAGGAAGCGCTCGTCGCCAGCGGCGTATCGCTGAGTCTCCAGGAGCGCGCGGAAAAAGCCGGGCAGTTTGATATCGCCGTACGGCTCCTTTACATCCAATTACTGAAGGATCTGCAGGACAACGGGCTAATTAAGTACCGCCGCGACTACAGTAACCGCGATTACCAACGGCAAATGCGGGGCTCCGAATTGCTTGGAGAATTCCGGGAAGTGACGGTTGATTACGAGCGGTATTGGTACGGGAAGTATTCAATTGATGCTCTCAGCTACCGACTCGTGAAGCGGAAGTTTGCCGCGCTGACGAACCACATCCAACAGGCTTCCACAACTACCCCGCCCCATGCGTAGTGCCCGTACCTTCTTCCAGTGGGCGGCGCTTTGCGTGGTCCTATTTGCATCCGGTTGTGGGCTGGATTGGCGGGAGTCCTACGACTATACGGATGATGACCCCTTTGATCTGTACGTGCTCCACCAACTTCTGCAGGCCCGCGATGGCGGACTGACCATGCTGCAGGATAGCCTGCCCGCCCTCTCGGCGGATGAAGAAGAAGTAGCCAATTACGTTTTCGTTGGTTCTTACGCCTACTACAACGAGAACGAGATCACCCACCTGCTGGACTTCGTAGAGCGGGGTAACAATGCCTTCATCGCGGCAGATGAGTTGCCCGAAGAACTGGCCGAAATGCTGTACGGCTCGGACTGCTACTTTAATTACGACGAATACGATTATTCGACGACCTACGATGACGACTATTCCATCCGGCCGGGCTACCACGACACCGTCCAACTGACGCTCGAGACGGCCGGTGAACCCTACCAACTGGTACACGTCTACGACTGGAAGCCTACCCGGGACCGGGTCAACTTCGTACCCGACTACCACCTTTGTGACCCGGAGATCGATAACGTAAGCCTCGGTACGGTGGATACGAACTTCATCGGGTACGTACGGCTGAACTGGGGAAAGGGTAACTTCTATTTCAATACCCAGCCGAAGTTCTTCACCAATTTCTACCTGGTTGATTCCACCAGCTACCACTACGCGGAGGATGCGCTGGCGATCGCCCTGAACGACGGCCCGATTTACTGGGATGAAGCCTCACGAATCCCCCCCGCCGTAGCTCGGCAAAAGCGCGAAGCCAGGAACCGGCCGGCCCGCCAACTCACGGGGCGCAACCTACTCAGCGGTAATGAATCGCTGAGCTACATCCAGGATAACCCCGCCCTGGCGCTGGCCTGGTACTTGCTGCTGGCTTCGGTCTTGCTCTATGTTTTCTTCCGCGGAAAGCGGCGGCAGCGGATCATACCCATCATCAACCAACGGGAGAATTCCAGCAAACGCTTTATCGATACGCTGAGCCGGCTCATCTATCAGAAGGGAAACCACGGGGCATTGGCTCGGCAGGAACTACGGAGTTTGCGCTTCCACCTACAGGATAAATTTGGCATCCG carries:
- a CDS encoding M43 family zinc metalloprotease — protein: MRHLLFLTVIPLLLLTCRTAREASPRAYAQDTETITDGEVTYFRFRPDSVQRPDTFVWERLTQQDRAYYLPDPDHPEYLPERRVRLNFHVMNSADSIFPMQGEVAVKYAQDVLNYTNAFMRDNPENWLNPDSITPPALPTHIKYVLATDPETQAPAVYEHFDDEHYGYIHKGPGMNRSDMEVVKKYNVRPDEELNIYWMGPPKEKIVNMGAKKTSGSGIYLGTALKVTDVLSKDVAPWSIRQVFSHELGHALGLYHAWTRNDGCPDTPVHANKAWSAKKRGPNLTSNNLMDYSPDQEALTPCQIARMHIKLADKTTRQRGWLEPVWCDYEPDAPIIIAEDLVLNGARDYASDLIVQPGATLTINNRVHLPEGGSIRVAAGGRLILGPDAILHNDCGGTWRGIFIAEATSIEGLATVETHSSATLLNVAP
- a CDS encoding SDR family oxidoreductase, producing the protein MSKTVLITGGTRGIGRACAEAFLAADYAVTIVARSSAALTEMATQLGVFTIAADLSKETGVAAVPIRPYDVVVLNAAAFAPGTLLDAESDTFTELLPLNVLANHHLARRLLPEMIAQNDGHLIVIGSTGTDNWKGHMTAYVANKYALRGLFYGWQQELALSQVRCTLVAPGATLTSSWDNEEVPEGILMPEEVAGVVLGVVEKGEEGRVCL
- a CDS encoding CotH kinase family protein; this encodes MHQKYLLLITLAICLLGCTPTPDAASPIPALAVTTLSLTVPDSIPKGDKVAGTLEIAEGAEANLTTVPIRIERRGGYSIRFSKYSYELDLPEDLPLAGLPADDDWILNANYIDKTFLRHVLSFQLFRQMNPNNRAASTAFVELQRNGDYAGLYVLMEKLDRSTLNVKKGDPGAFIFKEPQIFRESYDGIVAENPDNFHQQTYPKRSKADRSPALEDLRQLILEADSATFNKDIHQAIDVDNFIDWHLLLLLTNNQDGILKNFYLYRQRTGQPIRVAPWDYDHSFGRDGDNEANMNERPAQLERSILFRRLLQQEWYRKALHERWEELHSNLFSPANLIAEIDALAQQLQPYAERNFSRWPTTAEAYYDDNDFMTEINWMKQFITLRNTYLESYFAALKAKPS
- a CDS encoding DUF2853 family protein, which codes for MTNNFQEKLAALQAHLDKVEPDNDSALLEKVAKGLGPALYNIDASKVACSDKEELDRVVKSYVVKKLGMDAEKGQEAVQAVCAKYTERFKLRGVFYYLVCKHLGAEDHYA
- a CDS encoding DUF4350 domain-containing protein, yielding MRSARTFFQWAALCVVLFASGCGLDWRESYDYTDDDPFDLYVLHQLLQARDGGLTMLQDSLPALSADEEEVANYVFVGSYAYYNENEITHLLDFVERGNNAFIAADELPEELAEMLYGSDCYFNYDEYDYSTTYDDDYSIRPGYHDTVQLTLETAGEPYQLVHVYDWKPTRDRVNFVPDYHLCDPEIDNVSLGTVDTNFIGYVRLNWGKGNFYFNTQPKFFTNFYLVDSTSYHYAEDALAIALNDGPIYWDEASRIPPAVARQKREARNRPARQLTGRNLLSGNESLSYIQDNPALALAWYLLLASVLLYVFFRGKRRQRIIPIINQRENSSKRFIDTLSRLIYQKGNHGALARQELRSLRFHLQDKFGIRWQPSEPLPKNFAELTGASATLIEGANIEIKIVHDKRSIDETALVRFYRAIEPIYHL